The following are encoded in a window of Mycoplasmopsis bovis PG45 genomic DNA:
- the gyrA gene encoding DNA gyrase subunit A gives MAKFNDDEKEKLNNGDNNEKNDDYGIEDESSSELFIAFKKPKDSKSDDEDDEDSPQNKPEYKVQPKLVETEQDGIIPMQISKEMKVSFLDYAMSVIVSRALPDARDGLKPVHRRILYDMSELGITSGTQHRKSARIVGDVLGKYHPHGDSSVYEAMVRMAQDFSMRYPLIDGHGNFGSIDGDQAAAMRYTEARMSKVATLMLEGIKKDTVDFVDNYDATEKEPSVLPSRFPNLLVSGGSGIAVGMATSIPPHNLAETIDATIALARNPEITIAEIMEFLPGPDFPTGAMIMGTKGIKEAYETGKGSISVRSIAKIEHLHNGKSRIIVSEIPYEIKKTLIIEKIAQLMKDKTIDGVADLRDESNRNGIRIIIDIKKGEVPEIILNKLYRQTPLQSNYNVNFVALVDGEPKLLNIKYALEVYLKHQENVVTRRLKFDLNKAQDRMHILEGLKLAVENIDEVIKIIKSSKTDQDAQNNLSARFNLSEKQTKAIVDMRLGRLTGLAIDSMIEEMKNLSAEIERIISILSDKKLLTELIIDELTEIKNKFADDRRTVIDKNLSASIDDEDLITKRDIVITTSTKGYVKRIDLEEYKTQRRGGVGITTMKTYNDDDIASIITTTTHTDLLIFTNHGRVYRIRAHEIPELNRQSKGTSFINIIPRLKVDEGEKVISMLAVDEYSDNKYLFTATKLGIIKKTSLSEFQIININGKRAFNLKENDELIRASIINDDELVLLANDKQRIVKFHSNEFRALSRIATGVKGITLADDETCISASSSSEGELILTIGRNGFGKITHHSLFRLVHRGGKGVIGINSDKAGNLVFARFVNPHDEILMITTSGFTIRIPIKDINQTGRATKGVKLINLKKKEQIQAVEIVKLENDSSIDETVDDEKFIDDIKNQTKEILLDKGDINEETSEIDID, from the coding sequence ATGGCTAAATTCAATGATGATGAAAAAGAAAAATTAAATAATGGTGACAACAATGAAAAGAATGATGATTATGGCATTGAAGACGAATCATCTAGCGAGTTATTTATAGCATTTAAAAAGCCTAAAGATAGCAAAAGTGATGACGAAGATGATGAAGATAGTCCACAAAATAAACCTGAATATAAAGTACAACCAAAATTAGTTGAAACTGAGCAAGATGGAATAATTCCAATGCAAATTTCGAAAGAGATGAAAGTCTCGTTTTTAGACTATGCAATGAGTGTTATTGTTTCGCGTGCTCTTCCTGATGCCAGAGACGGACTTAAACCAGTTCATAGAAGAATACTCTATGATATGAGCGAGTTAGGAATAACAAGTGGTACTCAACATCGTAAAAGTGCAAGAATTGTTGGTGATGTTTTAGGTAAGTATCACCCTCATGGTGATTCTTCGGTTTATGAAGCAATGGTGCGTATGGCTCAAGATTTTTCAATGAGATATCCTTTAATTGATGGGCATGGAAATTTTGGTTCAATTGATGGTGACCAAGCTGCGGCTATGCGTTATACTGAAGCGAGAATGTCAAAAGTAGCTACTTTGATGCTAGAAGGCATTAAAAAAGATACTGTTGACTTTGTAGATAATTATGATGCAACTGAAAAAGAGCCTTCTGTGTTACCTTCTCGTTTTCCTAATTTGTTAGTTTCTGGAGGATCGGGTATTGCTGTTGGGATGGCAACAAGCATCCCCCCACATAATTTAGCAGAAACAATTGATGCAACTATTGCATTGGCAAGAAATCCCGAAATAACTATAGCTGAAATTATGGAGTTTCTTCCTGGTCCTGATTTTCCAACAGGTGCGATGATTATGGGAACAAAAGGCATTAAGGAAGCTTATGAAACTGGAAAAGGTTCAATTTCAGTTAGATCTATTGCGAAAATAGAACACTTGCATAATGGTAAAAGCAGAATTATTGTTTCTGAAATCCCATACGAAATCAAGAAGACTCTTATTATTGAAAAAATAGCCCAATTAATGAAAGACAAAACCATCGATGGAGTTGCTGATTTACGTGACGAATCGAATAGAAATGGTATTAGAATCATCATTGACATTAAAAAAGGCGAAGTTCCCGAAATCATATTAAATAAGCTTTATAGACAAACTCCCCTTCAATCAAATTACAATGTTAACTTTGTTGCGCTAGTAGATGGTGAACCTAAATTATTAAATATTAAATATGCTTTAGAAGTTTATTTAAAGCATCAAGAAAATGTTGTAACAAGAAGGTTAAAATTTGATTTAAATAAAGCTCAAGACAGAATGCATATTTTAGAAGGTCTTAAGTTAGCAGTTGAAAATATTGATGAAGTTATTAAAATTATTAAATCATCTAAGACAGACCAAGATGCACAAAATAATCTTTCTGCGAGATTTAACTTAAGCGAAAAGCAAACAAAAGCTATAGTCGATATGCGTCTAGGCAGATTAACTGGATTAGCTATTGATAGCATGATTGAAGAAATGAAGAATCTTTCGGCTGAGATTGAAAGAATAATTAGCATTTTATCTGATAAGAAGTTATTAACTGAGTTAATTATCGATGAATTAACTGAAATTAAAAATAAGTTTGCTGATGATAGAAGAACTGTTATTGACAAAAATCTTAGTGCTTCAATTGATGATGAGGATTTAATTACCAAAAGAGATATTGTTATCACAACAAGCACAAAAGGTTATGTAAAGAGAATTGATTTAGAAGAGTATAAAACACAAAGACGTGGCGGAGTTGGCATAACCACAATGAAAACATATAATGATGATGATATTGCATCAATTATTACAACAACAACACACACCGACCTACTTATTTTTACAAATCACGGTAGAGTTTATAGAATAAGGGCGCATGAAATTCCTGAATTAAACAGACAGTCAAAAGGAACCTCATTTATTAATATCATTCCTAGACTTAAAGTTGATGAAGGTGAAAAAGTCATTTCAATGCTTGCTGTTGATGAATACAGCGACAATAAATACTTATTCACAGCCACAAAGCTAGGGATTATTAAAAAAACAAGTCTTTCTGAATTTCAAATCATTAATATAAATGGTAAACGTGCATTCAATTTAAAAGAAAATGATGAACTTATTCGTGCATCTATAATCAATGATGATGAGTTAGTTCTTCTTGCAAACGATAAGCAAAGAATTGTTAAATTTCATTCAAATGAATTTAGAGCGCTTAGCAGAATTGCAACAGGAGTAAAAGGAATAACTCTTGCTGATGATGAAACTTGTATTTCTGCATCATCAAGCTCTGAAGGTGAGTTAATTTTAACAATAGGTAGAAATGGTTTTGGAAAAATAACTCATCATAGTTTATTTAGATTAGTTCACAGAGGTGGCAAAGGTGTAATAGGCATCAACAGTGACAAGGCTGGCAATTTGGTATTTGCTCGTTTTGTAAATCCTCATGATGAAATTCTTATGATAACAACAAGTGGTTTTACAATAAGAATACCTATTAAAGATATAAACCAAACCGGCCGAGCAACAAAAGGCGTTAAATTAATTAACTTAAAGAAAAAAGAGCAAATTCAAGCTGTTGAAATAGTTAAATTAGAGAATGATTCTTCAATTGATGAAACTGTTGATGATGAAAAATTCATTGATGATATAAAAAATCAAACGAAAGAGATTCTTTTAGATAAAGGCGACATAAACGAAGAGACATCTGAAATTGATATTGACTAA
- a CDS encoding DUF4011 domain-containing protein, whose protein sequence is MNNENKREILTKNINNWKAKLLDLSMKNKALNFNVYPAKTIVPKIKIVSPVLDDFIKIINSSSKEEFEISSYKMSNLYARDKYGQTKTFYSHTINDILNKNPNIAKSKIYCEYGNSATQNLLDNTLKKIYKIAKMWKDEYSIDVLYLAFGFLKWFESKDSYEPKYAPLLFLPVELKNNANIWSIKIKNDGAFVNNESLVRKLDNDFNIDATFNNESDNLNLAYTEYCQKILSQCDDERWEIDNSVYLSNFDFSKIHIYKDIETNIEKIIDSDFFKNLMDLENDIDSSTNEINEANIDSKIDVFEQYKILDSDSSQEVAVQNAIRGKSFVLQGPPGTGKSQTITNIITELISRNKKILFVAEKNAALQVVYNNLKKIGLEKYAIPIHDSKVNKTQILQELVESIDKAKLFEIDEQKMTNFAENYEKVKDILTNYGQVLLKKREPEFESIYEYIGKYFYYKDAFDLHFVINNILDINNAKFTSILESIDRFFYAYKTIKFNYKDHKWYGFENFELDSFDKNELFAKLSELNNRSLQLRNYLSLNNILSNKSIIDINFTKKIKDINSLLELYKSIKPEYKNDALTISQIENNYQLINQLIDLINHKNDLVASLEVIWTNLLFANDQNIENVYEYVKKTHKKPFRFLSPKWNRQIKQIRKCLKNPKLLKNVDIVKHFEMFVDLSESNKKIESILNQLAFFIDTNDQNMINDSKDKLELLTHLYKKSIISNTLLSILANDEKKSKLSIEVFSFLDKFYYLVEILNKESDSYDYLDFVDFKNVVNILVNSRNELEEYLNFLTYKKELYDADLSSFVEAIFAKNITDNYKSIFLKRFYKQLIESILDSELQNSDAIFMNSNLELFRQRDKQISQIAKDRIIMHIDKSIKKSTAFQSANPQYNIIKREASKKRTRVSFKTIFEQALDFILKLKPCLMLSPLTVSHLFKDIDYKFDTVIFDEASQIKPETAISSLFRAKQVIIVGDKEQMPPSNFFSSIDNDDFAESNEIEQDVSSGYESLLKLADGNLNSIKLKWHYRSKYEDLITTSNNFIYKDLVTFPNSESPSEYEGLHFEYAKPKETDYEQETIIKSLDILKKIITNYRNKYSVGIVVFNLEIEKRVNEELEKFKSSNPDLSFFFDDEVNEPFFVKNIETVQGDERDFIIFVINGKVNKNNRFGVLFGEINKENGYRRLNVAITRAKRGLIVVSNFKHSEVDWFRSDQPGIKMLEKFIKNAEFGINISESGNEYSTSRFDSLFEKEVYDELTKRGWNVKRQIGYSDFKIDLAITEPYNENKFILGIECDGSSFNLSKTARDRDRLRQQIFESRGWIIHRIWSADWFKNPSHQINIIEEKLLQLTNIKPTNFPLVVTKEAIEDKIDQNAHFIVEKETDNVAVFDIYPSIDGLTESVVSSFFKDKNRFDHIKYYDLSNMLKIILSKLGPIPLSIAYKIAKNIKGDSMVTKTTKDTVDSIIWNIGNVDENGFIIPFGWKFKFRESNSLENKRSVMDIHDKEIEHFILTIFNLNNMPISVNDFARELTNKTFNKSLSAKQIAKVKNVLENLKRESIVAEESDGTYRLI, encoded by the coding sequence ATGAATAATGAGAATAAAAGAGAGATATTAACTAAAAATATCAATAATTGAAAAGCCAAACTTTTAGACCTAAGTATGAAAAATAAGGCTCTAAATTTTAATGTGTATCCAGCAAAAACAATAGTGCCAAAAATCAAGATTGTAAGCCCTGTTCTTGATGACTTTATTAAAATAATAAACTCATCTTCTAAAGAAGAATTTGAGATTAGTTCATACAAAATGAGCAATCTATATGCACGCGATAAATATGGCCAAACTAAGACTTTTTATTCTCATACAATTAATGACATTCTAAATAAAAATCCTAATATTGCTAAGAGTAAAATTTACTGTGAATATGGTAACTCAGCAACTCAAAATCTTTTAGATAATACGCTTAAAAAAATCTACAAAATTGCCAAAATGTGAAAAGATGAGTATTCAATTGATGTGCTATATTTGGCTTTTGGATTTTTAAAATGATTTGAATCAAAGGATTCGTATGAACCTAAATATGCTCCATTATTATTTTTGCCTGTTGAACTTAAAAATAACGCAAATATATGATCAATTAAAATAAAAAACGATGGTGCTTTTGTTAATAATGAATCGTTAGTTAGAAAGCTTGATAATGACTTTAATATTGATGCAACTTTTAATAATGAAAGCGATAATCTTAATTTAGCATATACTGAATATTGTCAAAAAATCCTTTCTCAGTGTGATGATGAAAGATGAGAAATTGATAATTCAGTTTATTTGTCGAATTTTGACTTTTCAAAAATTCATATATATAAAGACATTGAAACTAATATTGAAAAAATCATTGATAGTGACTTTTTTAAGAACTTAATGGACTTAGAAAATGATATTGACAGTAGCACAAATGAAATTAATGAAGCTAACATTGATTCAAAAATTGATGTTTTTGAACAATACAAGATTTTAGATTCAGACTCATCACAAGAAGTAGCTGTGCAAAATGCTATAAGAGGCAAAAGTTTTGTTTTACAAGGACCACCAGGAACTGGTAAGTCGCAAACTATTACTAACATTATTACTGAGTTGATTTCTAGAAACAAAAAAATACTTTTTGTGGCTGAAAAAAATGCTGCTTTGCAAGTTGTTTATAATAATTTAAAGAAAATTGGATTAGAAAAATATGCAATTCCTATTCATGATTCTAAAGTGAATAAGACGCAGATTTTGCAAGAATTAGTCGAATCAATTGACAAAGCAAAATTATTTGAAATTGATGAGCAAAAAATGACTAATTTTGCTGAGAACTATGAAAAGGTTAAAGACATACTAACAAATTATGGCCAAGTATTGCTTAAAAAGCGCGAACCTGAATTTGAATCAATTTATGAGTATATAGGTAAATATTTTTATTACAAAGATGCATTTGATTTACATTTTGTAATTAATAATATTTTAGATATTAATAATGCTAAATTTACATCAATTTTAGAATCAATCGATCGTTTCTTTTATGCCTATAAAACAATTAAATTCAACTATAAAGACCACAAGTGATATGGTTTCGAAAACTTTGAATTAGATTCATTTGACAAAAATGAACTTTTTGCTAAATTGTCTGAATTAAATAATAGAAGTTTGCAACTAAGAAATTATCTTAGTTTAAACAATATATTGAGCAATAAAAGCATTATTGATATAAACTTTACAAAGAAAATTAAAGATATTAATAGCTTATTGGAATTATATAAATCAATTAAACCTGAATATAAAAATGATGCCTTAACTATTAGTCAAATTGAAAATAATTACCAGTTAATTAATCAATTAATTGATTTAATTAATCATAAAAATGATTTAGTTGCTTCCTTAGAAGTTATATGAACTAATCTTTTATTTGCTAATGATCAAAATATAGAAAATGTTTATGAATATGTTAAAAAGACTCATAAGAAACCATTTAGATTCCTTTCGCCCAAGTGAAATAGGCAAATAAAGCAAATTAGGAAGTGTCTAAAGAATCCTAAACTTTTAAAAAATGTTGATATAGTCAAACATTTTGAAATGTTTGTTGACTTAAGTGAATCTAATAAAAAAATAGAAAGCATACTTAACCAATTAGCCTTTTTTATAGATACTAATGACCAAAATATGATTAATGATTCTAAAGATAAGCTAGAGTTATTAACTCATCTATATAAAAAATCAATTATTAGTAACACCTTGCTGTCAATATTAGCCAATGATGAAAAGAAAAGTAAGCTATCTATTGAAGTTTTTTCATTTTTAGATAAGTTTTATTATTTAGTTGAAATACTAAATAAAGAGAGTGATTCATATGACTATTTAGATTTTGTTGACTTTAAAAATGTAGTTAATATTCTAGTAAATAGCAGAAACGAATTGGAAGAATACTTGAACTTCCTTACCTATAAAAAAGAGCTATATGATGCAGACTTATCATCATTTGTTGAAGCTATTTTTGCTAAAAATATCACAGATAATTACAAGTCGATTTTCTTAAAAAGATTTTATAAACAATTAATAGAATCAATTTTAGATAGCGAATTACAAAATAGCGATGCAATTTTCATGAATAGCAATTTGGAATTATTTAGACAAAGAGATAAACAGATAAGTCAAATAGCTAAAGATAGAATAATTATGCATATTGACAAAAGTATCAAAAAATCTACTGCTTTTCAAAGTGCTAACCCACAATATAACATTATTAAACGTGAAGCATCAAAGAAAAGAACTAGGGTTTCATTCAAAACTATCTTTGAACAGGCCTTAGACTTTATTTTAAAATTAAAACCTTGTTTAATGCTTTCTCCTCTTACTGTCAGCCACTTATTTAAAGATATAGACTACAAATTTGACACAGTTATTTTTGATGAAGCGTCACAAATCAAGCCTGAAACAGCTATTAGTTCGCTTTTTAGAGCAAAACAAGTAATTATTGTTGGCGACAAAGAACAAATGCCGCCATCTAATTTCTTTTCATCAATTGATAATGATGACTTTGCTGAGTCTAATGAAATAGAGCAAGACGTTTCGTCTGGATATGAATCACTACTTAAATTAGCTGATGGAAACTTAAACTCAATTAAACTAAAATGACACTATAGATCTAAATATGAAGACTTGATTACTACCTCAAATAATTTTATTTATAAAGATTTAGTAACTTTTCCTAATTCAGAGAGTCCAAGTGAATATGAAGGATTGCACTTTGAGTATGCCAAACCCAAAGAAACAGACTATGAACAAGAAACTATTATTAAGTCACTAGATATTCTTAAAAAGATCATTACAAATTATCGCAATAAATATTCAGTTGGTATTGTGGTCTTTAACTTAGAAATTGAGAAAAGAGTAAATGAAGAATTAGAGAAATTTAAATCTTCAAATCCTGATTTATCATTCTTTTTTGATGATGAAGTAAATGAACCATTTTTTGTTAAAAATATTGAAACAGTTCAAGGTGATGAGCGTGATTTTATAATTTTTGTAATTAACGGAAAAGTTAATAAAAACAACCGCTTTGGTGTTTTATTTGGCGAAATTAATAAAGAAAATGGCTATAGAAGACTAAATGTTGCAATTACTAGAGCTAAAAGAGGCTTAATTGTAGTTTCAAACTTCAAGCATAGTGAAGTTGACTGATTTAGAAGTGACCAACCAGGAATCAAAATGCTTGAGAAATTTATTAAAAATGCTGAATTTGGAATTAATATATCAGAAAGTGGAAATGAATATTCAACTAGCAGATTCGATTCACTTTTTGAAAAAGAAGTTTATGATGAATTAACTAAAAGAGGTTGAAATGTCAAAAGACAAATTGGCTATTCAGACTTTAAAATTGACCTGGCAATAACTGAACCATACAATGAAAATAAGTTTATTCTTGGCATTGAATGTGATGGGTCATCCTTCAATTTATCTAAAACTGCAAGAGACAGAGATAGATTAAGACAACAAATATTCGAATCAAGAGGCTGAATAATACACAGAATTTGATCAGCTGATTGATTTAAAAATCCAAGTCATCAAATAAATATTATTGAAGAAAAACTTCTCCAACTCACAAATATTAAACCTACTAATTTTCCATTAGTTGTAACAAAAGAAGCTATAGAAGATAAAATTGACCAAAATGCTCATTTTATAGTTGAAAAAGAAACTGATAATGTTGCTGTGTTTGATATATATCCATCAATAGATGGCCTGACAGAAAGTGTTGTATCATCATTTTTTAAGGATAAAAATCGCTTTGACCATATTAAATATTATGACTTAAGCAATATGCTTAAAATTATCCTTTCAAAACTTGGACCAATTCCGTTAAGTATCGCATATAAAATTGCTAAAAACATCAAGGGCGATTCTATGGTTACTAAAACAACTAAGGATACTGTTGATAGCATTATATGAAATATTGGTAATGTGGATGAGAATGGATTCATAATACCATTTGGATGAAAATTTAAATTTAGAGAAAGCAATAGCTTAGAAAACAAAAGAAGCGTTATGGATATTCATGATAAGGAAATAGAGCACTTTATTCTTACTATTTTTAACCTTAACAATATGCCTATTAGTGTAAATGATTTTGCTAGAGAACTAACCAATAAAACTTTTAATAAATCACTATCTGCAAAACAAATAGCAAAAGTTAAAAATGTTTTAGAAAATCTAAAAAGAGAAAGTATTGTTGCCGAAGAATCGGACGGAACATATAGGCTTATTTAG
- a CDS encoding MAG5620 family putative phospho-sugar mutase, translated as MSDNLSNKYYLSISDNLLFLKSNSKEHIDEQLCSLVLEHICSVLDNGSKQKILLSYQGDQKHYKTIEYIKNFPIKNFQVYVYDSHIGTDISTDEIAVKENEIDYIVKFIFSKKSKLISISIYDGKTKFYVKRNTLETICESFNANRKIEIYENKLDYEAELLSIDKLISIQASKEEILKAFFNVRARYKSRSLVLVNNDYLHSLFVQLFSNYDTSFKVKKSKIASQSNKPIFDLFKNFLPKLKKYQSILKIDNYSSLTADFLIDYRLKNLSTDQIVLLYLDFLVEELKRSNQVDIKKLFVIIPPNASRQVIDLIKQYKMRYYFYDSNNIESLLSDENCLFSYSFSKINANPRYSKIHNNHYFVICLVWMLNIYRNRNNLLSFKYNSLRENLGGTKIIYKSQKFEFNNIKNLISIIEKHYLKSKIFNKIKIFNSWFDNNYAVLKLYSEQDKNSLILYFDIERSRMVFEYHMCNELAKQNVPWKMQYLKTFWWVKKILKLLK; from the coding sequence ATGAGTGATAATTTAAGTAATAAGTATTATCTATCTATATCTGACAATTTGCTTTTCTTAAAATCAAACTCTAAAGAACACATTGATGAACAGTTGTGTTCTTTAGTTTTAGAACACATTTGTTCAGTTCTTGATAATGGAAGCAAGCAAAAGATTTTATTATCCTATCAAGGTGACCAAAAGCACTATAAAACAATTGAATACATAAAAAATTTTCCTATAAAAAACTTCCAAGTTTATGTTTATGATTCGCATATTGGAACAGACATTTCAACTGATGAAATAGCTGTTAAAGAAAACGAAATAGACTATATTGTTAAATTTATATTTTCTAAAAAATCAAAACTAATATCAATTTCAATATATGATGGAAAAACAAAATTTTATGTAAAAAGAAACACATTAGAAACAATATGTGAGAGTTTTAACGCTAATCGTAAAATTGAAATTTATGAGAACAAACTTGATTACGAAGCTGAATTGCTTAGTATTGACAAATTAATATCCATACAGGCATCAAAAGAAGAAATTCTTAAGGCATTTTTTAATGTTAGAGCAAGGTATAAATCTAGAAGTTTAGTACTAGTTAATAATGATTATTTACATTCATTATTTGTTCAGTTATTTAGTAATTATGATACTAGTTTTAAAGTCAAAAAGAGCAAAATTGCCAGTCAAAGTAACAAGCCAATTTTTGATTTGTTTAAAAACTTCTTGCCAAAACTCAAAAAATATCAAAGTATTTTAAAAATTGATAATTATTCTAGTTTAACTGCTGATTTTTTAATAGATTATAGGCTGAAAAATCTTTCTACAGACCAAATAGTGTTGTTGTACTTAGACTTTTTAGTAGAAGAATTAAAAAGATCGAATCAAGTTGATATTAAAAAGTTATTTGTAATTATTCCACCAAACGCAAGCAGACAAGTTATTGATCTAATTAAGCAATATAAGATGAGATATTACTTTTATGATTCTAATAATATTGAATCATTACTAAGCGACGAAAATTGCTTATTTTCATATTCATTTAGCAAAATAAATGCTAATCCAAGATACTCAAAGATTCATAATAATCACTACTTTGTTATATGTTTAGTTTGAATGCTAAACATTTATAGAAACAGAAACAATTTACTTTCTTTTAAATACAACTCGCTTAGAGAAAATTTAGGTGGAACTAAGATAATTTACAAAAGTCAAAAATTTGAATTTAATAATATAAAAAATCTAATATCAATTATTGAAAAGCATTACTTAAAAAGCAAGATATTTAACAAAATAAAAATATTTAATTCATGATTTGATAATAACTATGCTGTATTGAAACTGTATTCTGAACAAGACAAGAATTCATTAATTTTATACTTTGATATAGAAAGAAGCAGAATGGTTTTTGAGTATCATATGTGTAATGAATTAGCGAAGCAAAATGTACCTTGAAAAATGCAATATTTAAAGACTTTTTGATGGGTTAAAAAGATTCTTAAGTTATTAAAATAA
- the rpsD gene encoding 30S ribosomal protein S4, with protein MRYLGPVFKKARRYGISILENEKEFSKGKKRTYAPGQHGNKRVKLSDYGLHLYEKQKVRFIYGISEKQLQKIYSRAIKMKGVAGTNLLQLLESRFDNVVYRAGFATTRRQARQLVAHGHFQLNGKNADIPSMHISVGDVITLKAKTQNNAQVKAALESKPAAAWLTVKNFEVKVDRLPDRSELNPNVKENFVIEHYSK; from the coding sequence ATGAGATATTTAGGACCAGTTTTTAAAAAAGCTCGTCGTTATGGAATTTCAATTTTAGAAAATGAAAAAGAATTTTCTAAGGGCAAAAAACGTACATACGCACCAGGTCAACACGGAAATAAACGTGTAAAACTTTCTGACTATGGTTTACACTTATATGAAAAACAAAAAGTTAGATTTATTTATGGTATTAGTGAAAAACAATTACAAAAAATTTATTCACGAGCTATTAAAATGAAAGGTGTTGCTGGTACAAACTTACTTCAACTTTTAGAAAGTCGTTTTGATAATGTTGTTTATAGAGCTGGTTTTGCTACAACCAGAAGACAAGCTCGTCAATTAGTTGCTCACGGTCATTTCCAATTAAATGGCAAAAACGCAGACATTCCTTCTATGCACATATCAGTGGGTGATGTTATAACACTTAAAGCCAAAACACAAAATAATGCTCAAGTTAAGGCTGCTTTAGAATCAAAACCAGCTGCTGCTTGACTAACAGTTAAGAATTTTGAAGTTAAAGTTGATAGATTACCTGACAGAAGCGAACTAAATCCAAATGTTAAAGAAAACTTTGTTATTGAGCACTATTCAAAATAG
- the rpmE gene encoding 50S ribosomal protein L31, which produces MKKDIHPQYNTVEATCSTCSKKFTFGTTKKSISIDVCSGCHVVYTGDRAKTKATGMIDKFNQRLAKKNSK; this is translated from the coding sequence ATGAAAAAGGATATACATCCACAATATAACACTGTTGAAGCAACTTGCTCAACATGTTCAAAGAAATTCACATTTGGAACAACTAAAAAATCAATTTCAATCGACGTTTGTTCAGGTTGCCACGTTGTTTATACTGGTGATAGAGCAAAAACCAAGGCAACTGGTATGATTGACAAGTTTAATCAAAGACTTGCAAAGAAAAATTCAAAATAA
- the hrcA gene encoding heat-inducible transcriptional repressor HrcA, with protein MHKKDDFGLTNDLKTILKYTVEMFIEDGTPVSSQALIENFKLNFSSAKVRYLMNDLEKFGFLEKTHTSSGRVPSAKGYEYYAMYLANFDTNAFKERLKDIFARRRVSIENTVEEAAKIITESIGVTLVTTENNEDATLKNLQLVPLSDREGLVLITDSYNKTTTNNITINKDVYSMNDLSIATKVFNQRLVNSSLINLASSAKALWPILSESIKNYETLLEEYVNQVFHFAFVNKNNIYGRNNIILADEISRQDLLKILHKIENESIWEIIDSEIPDKNRNIKIAICSDHSTFIAKKLQNNKIKEISLVGTNRMNYAKGISALEILEELINEFDE; from the coding sequence ATGCATAAAAAAGATGATTTTGGCTTAACTAATGATTTAAAAACCATTTTAAAATACACAGTAGAAATGTTTATTGAAGACGGCACACCTGTAAGTTCGCAAGCATTAATAGAAAATTTTAAATTAAATTTTTCAAGTGCTAAAGTTAGATATTTAATGAATGACTTAGAAAAGTTTGGATTTTTAGAAAAAACACACACTTCTAGCGGAAGAGTTCCTTCAGCAAAAGGCTATGAATACTATGCAATGTATTTAGCAAATTTTGACACAAACGCCTTTAAAGAAAGACTAAAAGACATTTTTGCACGCAGAAGAGTTTCAATTGAAAACACAGTTGAAGAAGCAGCTAAAATAATTACTGAATCAATTGGAGTTACACTAGTAACTACTGAAAATAATGAAGATGCAACACTAAAAAACTTACAATTGGTTCCACTTTCAGACAGAGAAGGATTAGTCTTAATAACTGATTCGTATAACAAAACTACAACTAACAACATAACTATTAATAAAGATGTGTATTCGATGAATGATCTATCTATTGCAACTAAAGTTTTTAATCAAAGATTAGTGAATTCATCATTAATAAACTTAGCATCTTCTGCCAAGGCACTTTGACCTATATTGTCTGAATCAATCAAAAACTATGAGACATTATTGGAAGAGTATGTTAATCAAGTTTTTCACTTTGCATTTGTTAATAAAAACAATATTTATGGTAGGAATAACATTATTCTTGCCGACGAAATTTCTAGACAGGATTTGCTAAAAATATTGCATAAAATTGAAAATGAATCAATTTGAGAAATAATTGATTCTGAAATACCGGACAAAAATAGAAACATTAAAATAGCCATTTGTAGTGACCACAGTACATTTATTGCTAAGAAGTTGCAAAATAATAAAATTAAGGAAATTTCATTAGTAGGTACTAACAGAATGAATTATGCCAAAGGCATTTCAGCATTAGAAATTTTAGAGGAGTTAATAAATGAGTTCGATGAATAA